From one Candidatus Omnitrophota bacterium genomic stretch:
- a CDS encoding oligosaccharide flippase family protein produces MKTGMPSSLWNRTFLKNFASLSVLQVSNYILPLIVLPYLVRVIGPEKYGLIAFAQALCQYFAVITDYGFWMSASREIAINRDDEKKVSETFSSVIAAQFLLMSACFLVLCAMLLFIPRFRNDSLVYLFTFGTILGSIMFPNWFFMGKERMEFMAVRDILVKIVFTVLIFVFVRKTEHYIYVPIINFFGYMCVGLLSVWTLVRKFRIRVRVPRISDIVSRLKNNRHIFVSAISLNFYFATNTFFLGIFTNNTIVGFYAAAEKIIITITQIFNPLFNAAYPYIAKLANESKEKALEKVKRISVITIAASSAIFAVFLALSDGINLLILGPRFADSAAISRILSPVLVTLPAVCLLANVILVPFRLERPLSGIYVRGWILNTIALLIVLGIFRAGAAGVALTNVTVQASLALAMLLAVKRYGVIRSQTAS; encoded by the coding sequence ATGAAGACGGGGATGCCATCATCTCTCTGGAACAGAACATTCCTTAAGAATTTTGCCTCGCTTTCTGTCCTGCAGGTCAGTAATTATATCCTGCCTCTGATAGTCCTGCCTTATCTCGTGCGGGTCATCGGCCCGGAAAAATACGGGCTGATCGCTTTCGCGCAGGCGCTCTGCCAGTATTTTGCCGTCATTACGGATTACGGTTTCTGGATGTCCGCTTCGAGGGAGATCGCCATAAACAGGGACGACGAAAAGAAGGTGTCCGAGACGTTCTCGTCCGTGATCGCGGCCCAATTCCTGCTCATGTCGGCCTGCTTCCTGGTCTTATGCGCCATGCTTCTCTTCATACCCCGTTTCAGGAACGACTCGCTAGTCTATCTCTTCACTTTTGGCACCATCCTCGGCAGCATCATGTTCCCGAACTGGTTCTTCATGGGGAAGGAACGCATGGAATTCATGGCGGTGCGGGATATACTCGTCAAGATCGTCTTTACGGTATTAATATTCGTATTTGTCAGGAAGACGGAGCACTACATCTATGTCCCCATAATAAATTTTTTCGGTTACATGTGCGTAGGGTTATTGAGCGTGTGGACGCTGGTGAGAAAATTCAGGATAAGGGTCCGCGTGCCCCGCATATCGGATATCGTCAGCCGTCTTAAGAATAACAGGCATATCTTCGTCTCCGCCATATCGTTGAATTTCTACTTTGCCACCAATACATTCTTCCTGGGCATATTCACCAACAATACGATCGTCGGTTTCTATGCCGCGGCCGAGAAGATAATCATCACCATAACGCAGATATTCAATCCGCTCTTCAACGCCGCTTATCCTTACATCGCGAAGCTCGCCAACGAGTCGAAGGAGAAGGCGCTTGAAAAGGTGAAGAGGATATCGGTCATAACGATCGCCGCCTCCTCGGCCATATTCGCGGTCTTCCTGGCGCTTTCTGACGGGATAAACCTGCTTATACTGGGACCGCGGTTCGCGGATTCCGCGGCCATATCGAGGATACTCTCTCCGGTGCTTGTGACCCTGCCCGCCGTGTGCCTCCTGGCAAATGTGATACTGGTACCCTTCAGGCTGGAGAGGCCTCTCTCGGGGATATATGTGCGCGGCTGGATATTGAATACGATAGCCCTTCTCATAGTGCTGGGCATCTTCAGGGCGGGCGCCGCCGGCGTCGCTCTGACCAACGTAACGGTGCAGGCCTCATTGGCCCTGGCGATGCTCCTGGCGGTCAAAAGATACGGGGTGATAAGATCTCAAACAGCGAGCTGA
- a CDS encoding class I SAM-dependent methyltransferase has product MSKSYTASFYDWQSGAARSSAEEMVPLIIDLVRPASVVDVGCGTGAWLSVFKRHGISDILGIDGSSVRRDMLEIPPDRFLAVDLDEPAGVNRTFDLVICLEVAEHITAARAERFIDFLVHLGPVVVFSAAIPFQGGTNHVNEQWPGYWCDLFSRKGYVAADCIRKSVWQNEKVDYWYAQNTLVFVKRESVDRFPGIKRCYENTDPRSLSVVHPRLYLKKVDRALSGPDLTELPVLKVIAALPALIFRSFFRKIMGIFRLIKGRR; this is encoded by the coding sequence ATGAGCAAAAGCTATACCGCGAGTTTCTATGATTGGCAGAGCGGCGCCGCGCGGTCATCGGCGGAGGAGATGGTCCCGCTCATCATCGACCTGGTCCGCCCCGCCTCGGTAGTCGACGTGGGTTGCGGCACGGGGGCATGGCTTTCCGTCTTTAAAAGACACGGCATATCGGATATCCTCGGTATCGACGGCAGTTCCGTCCGCCGCGATATGCTGGAGATACCGCCTGACCGCTTCCTCGCAGTAGACCTCGATGAGCCCGCCGGAGTGAATAGGACGTTCGACCTCGTGATCTGCCTTGAAGTGGCCGAGCACATAACGGCCGCCCGCGCAGAGCGCTTCATAGATTTTCTTGTACACCTGGGGCCGGTCGTCGTCTTCTCGGCGGCCATCCCGTTCCAGGGGGGTACCAACCATGTCAACGAACAGTGGCCCGGATACTGGTGTGACCTCTTCTCCCGGAAAGGGTATGTCGCGGCGGACTGCATAAGGAAGAGTGTCTGGCAGAACGAAAAAGTGGATTACTGGTATGCCCAGAATACGCTGGTCTTTGTCAAAAGAGAATCGGTCGACAGGTTCCCGGGCATCAAGCGCTGTTATGAGAATACGGATCCCCGGTCCCTGTCCGTAGTGCATCCGAGACTTTATCTTAAGAAGGTCGACAGGGCGCTCAGCGGCCCGGACCTGACCGAGCTGCCGGTCCTGAAGGTCATCGCGGCGCTGCCGGCGCTTATATTCAGGTCGTTCTTCAGGAAGATAATGGGGATATTCCGCCTTATCAAAGGCCGGAGATGA